In Debaryomyces hansenii CBS767 chromosome A complete sequence, a genomic segment contains:
- a CDS encoding DEHA2D11572p (similar to uniprot|Q03263 Saccharomyces cerevisiae YMR279C or uniprot|P13090 Saccharomyces cerevisiae YML116W ATR1 aminotriazole and 4-nitroquinoline resistance protein): MDPRPIYFKTTLHEILFVFVICMAQLLAQGGITMSLTPMNIILDSFAENSDSIEGSERVWFMGSFALTVGTFILISGRLGDLFGLKQMLLVGWAWVVVWAIVTGLSYYSHSIIFFIICRAFQGIGFALILPCALGILGNIYPIGDRKNLAFGCVGASGPVGATFGAIFAAILAELAWWPWVFWILAIVACLLGITSFFIIPNNISNVNSELDTREKLKRMDILGSTFGIVSLVIFNFVWNQGPVEGWDTPYIIVLLIISSIGIISFFYIELKVAEYPLLPKSIFNFKIGLLLSCISFGWGSFGIWQYYYWSIVLNLRQYTPIAAGLTYIPFFVLGIIAALSVSVLISKIKPSYIICFASVSFMCGCIMLSIMPVDQSYFQISMGQMFLLAWGMDLSYPAAALILSDFLPLHHQGMAGSLVSTVVNYSVSLFLGIASTVEIQTMQHHHNTLKSYRAAIYMGIGVAFLGVLFAIIFIVAQHTKNDPDPEITVVKEPSITDVDSKEIKVPLDI, translated from the coding sequence ATGGATCCCCGACCAATTTATTTCAAGACAACCTTACATGAAATTTTGTTCGTATTTGTCATATGTATGGCACAACTCTTAGCCCAAGGAGGTATAACCATGTCGTTAACGCCCATGAATATAATCCTCGATTCGTTTGCGGAGAATTCGGATTCAATAGAGGGTTCAGAGAGGGTTTGGTTTATGGGTTCATTTGCGCTAACTGTGGGTACATTCATATTAATTTCGGGTAGATTAGGTGATTTATTTGGATTGAAACAAATGCTATTGGTCGGCTGGGCATGGGTTGTAGTCTGGGCAATAGTCACAGGGCTTTCTTATTATAGCCATTcaatcatatttttcataatcTGCAGAGCGTTCCAGGGAATAGGATTTGCACTTATATTACCTTGTGCTTTGGGAATATTAGGTAATATTTACCCAATAGGTGATAGAAAGAACTTGGCATTTGGTTGTGTTGGTGCATCTGGACCAGTTGGTGCCACATTTGGAGCTATATTTGCAGCAATACTTGCCGAGTTAGCATGGTGGCCATGGGTGTTTTGGATATTGGCCATAGTTGCCTGCTTGTTGGGTATAACATCGTTTTTCATCAttccaaataatatttcaaacgTGAATAGTGAGCTTGATACaagagaaaaattaaagagaATGGATATATTAGGTTCTACTTTTGGTATAGTCAGTTTGgtgatattcaattttgtgtGGAATCAAGGGCCTGTAGAAGGTTGGGATACACCCTACATTATCGTGCTTTTAattatatcatcaattggaattatATCTTTTTTCTACATTGAGTTAAAAGTTGCCGAATATCCATTATTACCAAAGtcaatcttcaattttaaaattggCCTTTTATTGCTGTGTATCAGCTTTGGCTGGGGCTCCTTTGGTATATGGCAATATTACTACTGGAGTATCGTATTAAACTTGAGACAATACACGCCAATTGCAGCTGGTTTGACCTACATCCCATTTTTTGTGTTGGGTATTATTGCAGCACTTTCTGTTTCCGTCTTGATTTCCAAAATAAAACCTTCATacattatttgttttgCCTCAGTATCCTTCATGTGTGGGTGCATTATGTTATCCATTATGCCTGTTGATCAATCATACTTTCAAATCTCTATGGGCCAGATGTTTTTGTTAGCGTGGGGAATGGATCTAAGCTATCCTGCGGCGGCCTTGATTCTATCGGATTTCTTGCCTCTCCATCATCAAGGAATGGCAGGTTCGTTGGTATCAACCGTAGTTAATTATTCTGTTTCCTTGTTTCTAGGAATTGCAAGTACTGTGGAAATACAAACGATGCAGCATCATCATAATACGCTAAAAAGTTATAGAGCCGCGATCTACATGGGCATTGGCGTGGCCTTCCTCGGAGTTTTATTTgctattatttttatagtAGCTCAACATACTAAAAACGATCCCGATCCTGAGATTACGGTTGTTAAAGAGCCTTCAATCACAGATGTTGACTcgaaagaaataaaagtACCACTCGATATATAG